The Candidatus Eremiobacteraceae bacterium genomic interval GCAGGACCTCGCCGCCGGTCCGCGCGGCGGACATGAGCCCCGCTTCGGCTATCCGTTTCCGGTGGCGCCGGACGACAATATCCTTCTCTACGCCACACCGGCACCGCGCGCAACAGCTCCGCCGCCTATCGACGGATCGCCTGCTCCGTCCGGCAAGCCCACGCCGCCCGTGATCGGCGTCGAAAGCATCACGGCCGACCGGTACTACGATGTCCGGTTCGTCGGCATCGAAGACGTAGACGGGCATCTGACCTACCACATCGGCATGACGTCCCACGATCCCAGCGATCGCGACCACCCGTGGAAAGACATGTGGGTGGACACGACGACATTCGAGGTGTGGAAGGCTCACGCTGCCGGGTCAGGCAGCAAGGGGCCTGCGACGGGCAGCATCGACGCGGATGTGTGGTTCGGTCAGGTGGGCGACTATTGGCTGATAACCCATGCGCAAGGCGACGGCGAGGTCCGGCTCGCGTTTATTTCGGACAGCGGACACTACGAATACTACTTTTCCGGCTTCGGTTTTCCGAATACAATACCAGACTGGTACTTCGACCCCGGCACGTTTGCCCATCACTAGAAGCACCGGTCCGTGGCATCATAAGAGGGAGCCGGCATGCGACAGACAGGACCGTCAGACAGACGCCGCGGTCCGAAACCGGACCGAGCGAAGACCGCGTTGAGCGCGCAGGAAATTCATGCGTACTACATCGCGCTGATCTCTTCACGCCGGCTGTTCGTGAGCGCCACCGAACTTAAAGCTTCTTAACCATCCGCGACGCCAAAATATTCTCACCCGATTCGCGGCGCTCAGGGAGCGAGCAGCGCCCGCACCATCCTCGTTACGCAGAAAAAAGCGGGCCGACTTGCGTCGGCCCCTTCAGCAACGTGGCCTTCAGCGATGTACCCGGCGAATCAGACGCCAATCTGGGCGATGATCTGCGAGCAGAGCGACTTCAAGACCGGGTCGGATGCCGTCTTCGCCGCAGACTCGAACTGGCCGCGGGCTCCCGAATCGTCGCCTTCCCGCAGCCGGATCGCTCCCCGTAGGAAATAGCCCTTCGCGAAGGATGGATTCAGCTTGAGAGCCGCCGCGAGTTCGGCATCGGCGCCGACCAGGTTGTCGGTCTTGTACATCGCGAGCGCCCGATCGTAGTGCGCTTGGACGTACTGGGGATGCAAGAGCGTCGCGACGGCAAAGTCTTTCTCTGCCTGATCCGGATGACCCGAAAGATATTGCGACAGTCCCAGATCGAAATGCGCGCGCATGGACGTGGGGTGGTCGGAAAGGATCTGCTGGAAGATAGATTTCGCGCCGTTATAGTCGTTGAGCGCGATGTCGGTCACGCCGAGATTGAAGAGGGCGGGCACGAAGTCCGGCTGCTGTACGAGGCACGCGCGGAAATCCCCGGCAGCATCACTGAAACGCCCGAGCGCATACAAGTCGAGGCCGTGATTGTAGCGCACCTGCAGGTCGTCTGGCGAAAGCCGGAGCGCATCCTCAAACTTCGAAAGCGCGCCTGCGTAGTCGCCGTGATGGTACAGATCGATGCCGGAGCCCTCGAACGAGTCCACTCGCATCTGCCGGAAGAAGTTCTGTGCGCTGGCGACGCCTGTTGATGCCACGACGAATCCGCAGGCCAATGCCAGCAAAGCGATGCGCTTCATGACCCTGACCTCACGGCATGATGCTGCCGAAGAGGGGGCCCGGAAGGCGAATAGGGTCCCGGCGGCGGCGTGGTCCCGGGCGTGGCCGCAAACGGATCGGAGTAGGATTTCCAAGGCGTGTACTTCGCGACGATCAGCGTGCTCGCGAATACCTCATCGGCGGCAGAGATCTCCGTGTTGGCCCCAGGTCCGATGGGATCGATGAGGTTGTAGTTTCCCTCGTCTTCCGGGCCGGCCGGCCCGCTCAGTGCGCGATCGATCAAATCGTTCACGGCCTGCGAGGGCGAAGCGGCAGCGGCCTTCGGCGTCACCGAGGGCGCGATCGCGAAAATCAAGCCGGCCACAGCGATACCTGCGATCGATGCTTGGAAGGCGAAGCCGACGCGATGGGACATCGCACGAACCTCTTTCACTTAAGAATCCAACGCCGGAAGCCGGACGGTGAATATGCTGCCCTTGCCTTCGCGGCTGTCGACCGCGATGTCGCCGCCATGCGCGCGGGCGATCCAGCGGCAGAGCGGCAACCCGAGACCATGGCCAGCCGGACCCGTGCCCGCGCCGTTGCGCGCCTGGTCGAGCCGGTGAAATCGCAAAAAGATGCGCTCGTGCTCTTCGGCTGGTATGCCGGCGCCCCGGTCCGCGACCGCGACGAACGCGGCGTCGCGCGCCTGCCAGACGCCGACCTCCACGCTCGTGCGTTCCGGACTGTACTTGATCGCGTTGTCGACGAGGTTCGCGACAAGCTGGGAGAGTTTGAGTTCGTCGCCCATCACGAGCGCGCTCTCGCTGCGCTTCACACTGAGCTCGATGCTGCGTGCCTGTGCGAGCGGCTGCAGATCGCGCACCACGCCGTTGACGACCACGACGAGATCCGTCGGTTCGCGTTCGAGCGCGCTGTCCGCATCCACGTGCGAAAGCGTCAGCAATTGATCGATAAGACGCTCCATGCGCTGTGCCTGCTCGTCGATGATGCGTAGGCGTTCGGATGCCTCAGCGCTCAGGCCCGCGTTGTGGAGTGCCGCCGACGTCTCGGTGCGGATCACGGCAAGCGGCGTGCGCAGATCGTGCGATGCGTCGTTCGTGAACTGCCGCTGCAGCGCGATCGCCTGTTCCAACGGCCGGAGCGCCGTCTTCGCAAGTAAGAATGCCGCGCCGGCTACAAGCGCGAGCCCGACGATGTTCGCGACGAGCAAGAACATCGCGTCCTTGAACATCATCGCGCGCGCGACTTCGGGCATGCCCGGCCAGTCGCTGATCGGCTGAACATCTTGCCATACCACAAGCGAGATCAAGAGATAGACGACGACAGAAAATGCGATCTGCAGCAACGCCAAAATGCCCGCGTACGCGAGCGTGAGGCGGAGCCGGACTCGCTGGACGTCGGCGACGGGCGACGTCGCTTCCTTCACGGTTTGTCGACCGTGTAGCCGACGCCCCGGACGGTGCGCACGAAGGACGGTGCACCGGGATCGTCAAGTTTTCGCCGCAGCATCTTCACGTAGACCTCGAGGATGTTGCTGTTGCCGCCGTGCTCGGCGCCCCAAAGCCTGTCGAGGATCGCATCCTTGGTCAGCACGATACCGGCGTTCTCGAGCAAGTAGAGCAACAAACGGTACTCGGTCTTCGTCAGCTGCATCGTCTTGCCGCGCTTGAGCGCTTGATGCCGAAGGACGTCGACAGAAAGGTCGCCGACCGATATGGTGCGCGGTTTGAGGTCTTGGTGCGGCCTACGCAGCAACGCGTGCACGCGTGCCAGCAGTTCGGGAAACGCGAAAGGCTTGGCGAGATAGTCGTCTGCGCCGCTGTTCAGCCCGGCGACGCGGTCGGACACCGCATCGCGAGCGGTCAGCATGAGGATCGGCGTGGTGATGCCTTGCTTGCGGGCTTCTTGGCAGACCGAGAAACCGTCTCGTTTAGGAAGCAAGACATCGAGAATCGCCAACTGGTAATCGTTGCCGCAGAGCTCATCCAAGCCGCGATCGCCATCGCCGGCCATCGTCACCGCGAACTTCTGAGCCTCGAGCGCACGGCGCAGCGAGGAGGCAAGGCTTGGGTCGTCTTCCACAAGGAGGAGGCGCATGCACCGTACTTCGCCATCGCGGAAACCCGCTGCCTGCGCTCGTCCGGGATGTGTTTCAGCCGTTTTTCATGCCGTGGGCGCTGCGCCATCGACTTCCTCGAGTTCGCCGTCCTGAAATGCAAACGTACCGTGCTCGAACCGGACGAGAAAGGGCATATATGGGCTATTGTTCGTGCTCTCAAGCACACCGATCGCCCCGGCGTCCACCCTGCCGGCATCGCCAAGATCCAACGCGCGTTTGGCGCGGACTCGCTCGCCCACTTCCATATGCGATGGTTCGGCGACCCGCATGACCGACCTCCGTCGCCGCCGTGCGGTAAAGGTCGGCGCGGCACGTGCCGCGCAACGTATGCGCCGTGATCGATGATCTCGGAGAGATCGGTCCGGTTCGCAACGGCGCCGACGTATTAGCAGACGACGATTTCAAGGCTATTCACGACACCCGCATTGCGATCGTGACGAATCACACCGGTTTGCTCCTGGACGGCACCCGCACGATCGACGCGCTCCACGCAAATCCCGACGTCGCGCTGCTCCGCATCTTCGCTCCCGAACACGGGTTGCACGGGGATCGCGACGACCGATTCGACGATTCGCGCGACGACGTCACAGGACTGGATGTCTTCAGCCTGCACGGCGAGAGACTCCGGCCGACGTCCGAACAGTTGCACGGCATCGATATCGTTCTCTTCGATATCCAAGACGTCGGCGCGCGGTTCTACACCTACATCTCCACCCTCGGCTACGTACTGGAAGCATGCGCGGAGAATCGCGTCGCGGTGTACGTCTTGGACCGGCCCAACCCGATCGGCGGCTACGATGTGGATGGACCGTCGAGCGATCCGGAATGCGAATCGTTCGTGGCCTATCATCCGCTGCCGCTTCGCCACGGCATGACGATCGGCGAGCTCGCGCGATTGTTCAACGTAGAACGCGAGATCGGAGCTGACCTGCGCGTGGTGACGATGGCCGGATGGCAGCGTTCGTTCTGGTTTGACAACTGCGATCAACCGTGGACGGATCCGTCGCCAAATATCCGCGACCTCGGCGCCGCCGCACTCTATCCGGCCGTCGGTCTGCTCGAAGGAACGAACGTCTCGGTGGGTCGAGGAACCGAAACCCCGTTCCATGTCATCGGCGCGCCATGGCTCGATAGCGCGCGCTTCGCGGCCGCGCTCGCGCACCACGAACTGCCCGGCGTGGCGTTTGAGGCGGTCGAATTCACACCCGACGACCGCGCCCATCCGCACTCCGGCAAGCAGTGCCGTGGAGTGCGCTTCGCGATATCAGACATGCAAGCGATGCCGACCGCGCATCTCGCGCTCGCGCTGATCAACGAGTTGCGCACGCTTCATCCGCACGAATGGGAATATCGCGGGCTCAGCGCACTCCTAGCCCGGCCCGATCTTCTGGAGGCGATCGAGGACGAAGCAAGCGAGCTTGAAGATCTCTGGGAGCCGGATCCCGATTTTTTCGACGCGCGGGCAAAGGCGTTGCTCTACTAGGTGCATGCACGAGGTCTACGCCGCGAGGTGCGCGTAACTGCACATATGGCCCGAAGAATGCTCATCCTCTGCGCATGTCTCGCCATCTTCGGCTGCGGTGCCAAGACCGGAGCGGGCCGCCAGCCCGACTCCGATCTGCTCGCGGTCGTCAAGCAGCGCGGTACGCTCGTCGTCTCGACCGACGGGAACTATTCACCGCAGTCGTTCCTGCGCTCGGACGGCACATGGGTCGGCTTCGATGTCGATGTGGCACGCGAGTTAGGGCGCAGGCTCGGCGTCAAACCGGAATTCGTGGACAGCAACTTCGACGCCGTGACAGCCGGCGATTGGAACGGCCGTTGGGACGTGAACGTGGACTCCATGAGCGTGACCACCGCGCGAAAGCAAAATCTGCTTTTCACCGCCCCGTATTATTTCGTTCCGGCGACATTCGTCGTGCGGCGCGATAGCCGCGTTGTCGCGCCGTCGCAGCTTTCCGGCGCGCGCGTCGGCGTCGGAACCGCCACGACGTATCAGGCCTATCTCCATCACGCGTTGGCCGGCGACATCGAGCCGATTCTCGTCAGCGCGCCGTCACGCGCGCGGGCGGTAGCGTTTGAAACGGATGCGCTCGCGCTCCAAGAGCTTGCCATCGGGGGAAGCAAGCGGATCGACGCAGTGCTGACCGCTCAGCCCACCGCGGCCGCAGCGATCCGCGCAGGCCTCCCGCTGCGCATCATCGCGAGCCCGATCTTCTACGAAGACGATGCGGTCGCGCTCGACAAGCACTCCGCGGCAGCGCCTGAGCCGCTGCTCGCAGCAGTCGATGACGCCTTATCCGATATGTTGCGCGATGGGACCATCGCTCGCCTATCAAAGAAGTACTATGGCGCAGATTTGACCAAGAAACATTAGACGAAAGGACCGAGATACCTAAGAAATAGAAGAATTACTCTCGCGCGCAAGGCTCTTTCGTGGGAGTGCCGAGTATGGCGGTTTTCAAGAAATCCGCGGTTCGTGCGGGCGCGATGACGCTGCCCCAGCGGTATTACACGTCTGCGGAGATATTCGCAGGCGAGATCGAGTCGATTTTCGCGCGCCGCTGGCTATGCTTGGGTCGGGCCGATCGACTCGCACGAGCGGGCGATTATTTCTTGGCGGACCTCTTCGGCGAGAGCTTGATCGTGGTGCGCGGCAACGACGACGTCATCCGCGCGCATTACAATGTGTGCCGCCACCGCGGCACGCGCATGTGCGAAGAGAAGAGCGGCACGCTCACAGGGTCGATCATGTGCCCGTACCACGCGTGGACCTATGGGCTCGACGGAACACTCATGGCTGCGCGGAACATGCAGACGGTCGACGGATTCGATAAATCGCTGTATCCGCTGCACCAAGCGTCCGTGCATGTCTGGGAGGGGTTCATTTTCCTCTGCCTAGCCGAGCGGCCCGAGCCTTTCGAGCGGGCCTATTCGCAATTGCTCGGTCGCTGGAAACAGTGGAGCATCGGCGAACTCCGTGGCGCGAAACGCATCGATTACGATCTGGCCTGCAACTGGAAATTGATCTTCCTCAACTATTCCGAATGCTACCATTGCCCGCTCATCCATCCCGCGCTCGACAAACTGTCCCCGTCCGACAGCGGACGCAACGATCTGCAAGAAGGCGACTTTCAAGGCGGCTTCATGACGTTCCGCGAGAACC includes:
- a CDS encoding tetratricopeptide repeat protein, with the translated sequence MKRIALLALACGFVVASTGVASAQNFFRQMRVDSFEGSGIDLYHHGDYAGALSKFEDALRLSPDDLQVRYNHGLDLYALGRFSDAAGDFRACLVQQPDFVPALFNLGVTDIALNDYNGAKSIFQQILSDHPTSMRAHFDLGLSQYLSGHPDQAEKDFAVATLLHPQYVQAHYDRALAMYKTDNLVGADAELAAALKLNPSFAKGYFLRGAIRLREGDDSGARGQFESAAKTASDPVLKSLCSQIIAQIGV
- a CDS encoding HAMP domain-containing sensor histidine kinase, producing MKEATSPVADVQRVRLRLTLAYAGILALLQIAFSVVVYLLISLVVWQDVQPISDWPGMPEVARAMMFKDAMFLLVANIVGLALVAGAAFLLAKTALRPLEQAIALQRQFTNDASHDLRTPLAVIRTETSAALHNAGLSAEASERLRIIDEQAQRMERLIDQLLTLSHVDADSALEREPTDLVVVVNGVVRDLQPLAQARSIELSVKRSESALVMGDELKLSQLVANLVDNAIKYSPERTSVEVGVWQARDAAFVAVADRGAGIPAEEHERIFLRFHRLDQARNGAGTGPAGHGLGLPLCRWIARAHGGDIAVDSREGKGSIFTVRLPALDS
- a CDS encoding response regulator transcription factor; protein product: MRLLLVEDDPSLASSLRRALEAQKFAVTMAGDGDRGLDELCGNDYQLAILDVLLPKRDGFSVCQEARKQGITTPILMLTARDAVSDRVAGLNSGADDYLAKPFAFPELLARVHALLRRPHQDLKPRTISVGDLSVDVLRHQALKRGKTMQLTKTEYRLLLYLLENAGIVLTKDAILDRLWGAEHGGNSNILEVYVKMLRRKLDDPGAPSFVRTVRGVGYTVDKP
- a CDS encoding DUF1343 domain-containing protein translates to MPRNVCAVIDDLGEIGPVRNGADVLADDDFKAIHDTRIAIVTNHTGLLLDGTRTIDALHANPDVALLRIFAPEHGLHGDRDDRFDDSRDDVTGLDVFSLHGERLRPTSEQLHGIDIVLFDIQDVGARFYTYISTLGYVLEACAENRVAVYVLDRPNPIGGYDVDGPSSDPECESFVAYHPLPLRHGMTIGELARLFNVEREIGADLRVVTMAGWQRSFWFDNCDQPWTDPSPNIRDLGAAALYPAVGLLEGTNVSVGRGTETPFHVIGAPWLDSARFAAALAHHELPGVAFEAVEFTPDDRAHPHSGKQCRGVRFAISDMQAMPTAHLALALINELRTLHPHEWEYRGLSALLARPDLLEAIEDEASELEDLWEPDPDFFDARAKALLY
- a CDS encoding transporter substrate-binding domain-containing protein; translated protein: MARRMLILCACLAIFGCGAKTGAGRQPDSDLLAVVKQRGTLVVSTDGNYSPQSFLRSDGTWVGFDVDVARELGRRLGVKPEFVDSNFDAVTAGDWNGRWDVNVDSMSVTTARKQNLLFTAPYYFVPATFVVRRDSRVVAPSQLSGARVGVGTATTYQAYLHHALAGDIEPILVSAPSRARAVAFETDALALQELAIGGSKRIDAVLTAQPTAAAAIRAGLPLRIIASPIFYEDDAVALDKHSAAAPEPLLAAVDDALSDMLRDGTIARLSKKYYGADLTKKH
- a CDS encoding aromatic ring-hydroxylating dioxygenase subunit alpha encodes the protein MAVFKKSAVRAGAMTLPQRYYTSAEIFAGEIESIFARRWLCLGRADRLARAGDYFLADLFGESLIVVRGNDDVIRAHYNVCRHRGTRMCEEKSGTLTGSIMCPYHAWTYGLDGTLMAARNMQTVDGFDKSLYPLHQASVHVWEGFIFLCLAERPEPFERAYSQLLGRWKQWSIGELRGAKRIDYDLACNWKLIFLNYSECYHCPLIHPALDKLSPSDSGRNDLQEGDFQGGFMTFRENRAGGSMTLSGHTTRAPLPGLDRDEIERVYYYTIFPTMLLSLHPDYVMVHYVTPISHERTLVTCEFLFDKTAMAAPDFDPSDAVEFWDMTNRQDWHVCELSQSGIRSRAYTPGPYGNQEGLLESFDRNYLAAMKLDNISETDFPERSASEGADASRPRLNEGADASRPS